A stretch of the Lactuca sativa cultivar Salinas chromosome 9, Lsat_Salinas_v11, whole genome shotgun sequence genome encodes the following:
- the LOC128129015 gene encoding cold-responsive protein kinase 1-like, translating to MGTRKIILQEAGGLSYQHEKYHVPIIHTDIRTSNILLDRELQQKIANFGLIRLLPEDMTHLSTKFSGTLNSGYVAPEYAIYGQLFEKVDTYSFGVVVLEIISGKRYKDVDYQLVTQNLLDHARDLHESGAHLNLMDEKLDPSEYAVEHVVEIIKIALMCTQPPSTRPTTSEVEWEGLIELMGTESRAIGGLEFLHK from the exons ATGGGTACCAGAAAGATTATCTTACAGGAAGCAGGGGGTCTTTCATATCAACATGAAAAGTACCATGTTCCAATCATCCATACAGATATAAGAACTAGCAACATTCTACTTGATAGAGAATTGCAGCAAAAAATAGCAAATTTTGGGCTTATAAGACTGCTACCAGAAGATATGACTCATCTTAGCACAAAATTCTCAGGGACTTT GAATAGTGGTTATGTAGCACCTGAATATGCAATTTATGGGCAATTATTTGAGAAAGTTGATACATACAGCTTTGGTGTGGTGGTCCTAGAAATCATTAGTGGAAAGAGATACAAGGATGTTGACTACCAATTAGTCACTCAAAATCTCCTTGATCAT GCACGGGATCTACATGAGAGTGGAGCGCATCTGAATTTAATGGATGAGAAACTAGATCCTAGTGAATATGCAGTAGAACATGTTGTGGAGATCATCAAGATAGCATTGATGTGCACTCAACCACCATCAACTAGACCTACAACTTCTGAAGTG GAATGGGAAGGATTAATTGAATTGATGGGAACTGAATCAAGAGCTATAGGGGGTCTTGAATTTTTACACAAGTAA